The following are encoded in a window of Castanea sativa cultivar Marrone di Chiusa Pesio chromosome 5, ASM4071231v1 genomic DNA:
- the LOC142635131 gene encoding uncharacterized protein LOC142635131, protein MCDAKENRMKKYLSKVKWLVQKFTEVSFVQLPREENMEADALAKATSGGGVMNEYDRIQYMPSIYLPDIQQIGGGENWMDPIIIYLKDGRFLEEKDEARKLRVRAAKYVLINEVLYKRGFSQPYLRCLALDKSNYVLREVHEGACENHSGARSLVYKVVRAGYYWPTVQADAKAYVKVYDQWTFVNGLELRITIPHPSTHKRTDRQK, encoded by the exons atgtgtgatgctaaggaaAATCGGATGAAAAAATACCTCAGCAAAGTGAAGTGGCTTGTCCAAAAGTTTACAGAAGTGAGTTTTGTCCAACTCCCacgggaggaaaatatggaagcagatgccttggcaaaagcaACTTCGGGAGGAGGAGTTATGAACGAGTACGACAGAATCcaatacatgccgagcataTACCTCCCAGACATACAAcaaataggaggaggagaaaattggatggatccaataataatttatcttAAGGATGGCAGGTTTCTAGAAGAAAAGGACGAGGCTAGGAAGCTGAGGGTCAGGGctgccaagtacgtcctcattaACGAAGTGctatacaagcgaggcttttctcagCCTTACCTAAGGTGCCTGGCTCTAGACAAATCAAACTATGTGCTGAGGGAGGtacatgaaggagcatgtgagAATCACTCGGGAGCAAGATCGCTAGTTTATAAAgtcgtccgtgcaggctactactggcctacagTTCAAGCAGATGCAaaggcttatgtcaaggtgtatgaccagt GGACTTTTGTGAACGGTTTGGAattaagaatcactattcctcacccttcCACCCACAAGCGAACGGACAGGCAGAAGTAG